Within the Nerophis ophidion isolate RoL-2023_Sa linkage group LG01, RoL_Noph_v1.0, whole genome shotgun sequence genome, the region GTCCATGCTGCTGTACGTGAAAGGTGCTGAGGCTTCAAGACGTTCTTTAGGGAGTTCAGCCATCCGCTGACTTTCTGTCGGCCGTCGAAGCTTCCTGCAGAGCACACAGGTGCGTATCAACTTAGCAACCAGCTTGCTCCCACCAATGATCCAGAATTCATTGCTCCTAAGCTCCATTTGTGTCTGGCTTCGACCTTGATGGCATATCTTGGCGTGGTAGTGGGACACAATCAGCTTAGATATGTGACTATTGTTCAGTAAGATGACTGGATGCTTCACTTTGTGACAGAGAGATGATTGTTTTAATCTTAAACCAACACGGAGCAGTCCTTCAGACCAGATGGGATCCAGACTGAAGAGAGAGCTTGAGTTTGGAAGGCATTTTTCACCTTGAAGCATCTTTATTTCATGGGGGAAGGCTTGCTGCTGTAAAATCTTAATCACTTTCTCAGCGGCCTTCTCACGCTCCTCGACAGTTACATgttcactgtgttggttttgtttacaCCCCAGCCTCTTGATTCTTGCAACCACCTTTAAAAGTCTTGTCCATGAGGAAAACTGACTCAGACATCTAAGGATGTCGTCGCAATTCTTTGCTTTGGTTGCAAGCACCTGAATTGTCTTGACTTCGGGATCACCCACAAGTAAGTCTGTTGGAGTGCTGGGTGTTAGATGTAATTCACTTTCCCAGAGAAACTTCGGTCCTCGCAGCCAGTTTGTTGAATGAATATCTGAAGCATGAAGACCTCGGGATGCGTGATCGGCTGGGTTTTCTGAGGTGTCCACATAATGCCATTGACTGGGATCACTATTGTCTCTAATCAGTTGAACACGGTTTGCAACGTATATGTGGAACGTACGAGCATCATTGTTGATGTATCCAATCACGACTTGAGAATCAGTCCAGAAAATTTCTTGATCAATTTTCATGTCAAGCTCACTCTTTAACATGACATTTACTTTTGCAGAAACCACCGCTGCTGCGAGTTCTAGTCTCGGGATACTTGTGACTTTTGAGGGAGCGACATTTGCTTTCGCTATCACGAGACTGCAATGGACTTCATCTTTGTCATTTTTGTACCTGAGGTAAGAACATGCACCATATCCCACGCAGCTGGCATCGGAAAAATGGTGTAACTCTACTCTGGCAATGTCATGAAAGTCATGTGGGTGGTAACATCTTGGAATTGACACCTCTTTCAACTTGAGAAGACCATTTATCCATTCCTCCCACCGTGGCTTAATATCATCTGGGAGTGGGTCATCCCATCCGATGCCTCTGTGACAAAGCTTTTGAAAGATAAGTTTTCCACTAAGACTGAATGGCGCAATGAATCCAAGTGGATCGTATAGAGAGGCGACGACAGAAAGACAACCACGACGGGTTGAAGGTTGATCCTTCAAGCTGATGTTAAAGCTTAAAGTGTCATTCTTTATTGACCATTGAATGCCGAGAGCATGTTCTGATGGTGTTGGATCAAAGCCTAGAGGCTCaatgtttgttgttttttcagaGGGGTCTAAGCAGGCGAGCGCTGCTTCTTCATTTGAGTTGAATTTGTGAAGGCGCAAGCCTCCTCTTTTGCACAACTTTTGCGACTCAGTGATCAGTTTCTTGGCCTCATCAATTGATGGGACGCTAACTAACCCGTCATCAACATAAAAATGTTTCTCCACAAATATTGATGCTAGGGGATAGCTAGTCTTGTGTTGTTGTGCTAGATGCTTTAAACCAAAATTTGCACATCCTGGAGACAAAGCAGCTCCGAAGAGATGAACCGCCATCCTGTACTCCTGGGGTTCCTTCTCCAAATCTCCGCCTGTCCACCAGAGGAATTTCAGGTAATTCCTGGATTCAGGAGTGACAGAGAATTGATAAAACATTCTTTCAATAATCACAGATAATGGCTACGGCTTCTTTCCTGAATCGGCAAAGTACTCATACCAGAGGATTGATTAGATCAGGCCCAGTTAGCAGAGTGTCGTTTAGAGAAACACCATGGAACTTGGCCGAACAGTCAAGAACGACTCTTAGCTTGTCCGGTTTTCTGGGGTGGTAGATGCCATGATGCGGAAGGTACCACTCTGTCTCTCCCTCAGATGTTGCAGGGGCAGGCTCTGCATCACCCTTGTTAATTGTTTCTTCCATGAATGTTTTGTATTGATCATAGTATTGTTTGTTGGCCTTTCATTTTTTCTTGAGACACTGCAGGCGAACTGTGGCTAGCCTCTTGTTGTTTGGTAGGTTGGGCTTACTGTTGCCTTTGAAAGGGAGTGGCATCTCATAATGCCCACCCTCCTTCTGTGTGATGTGGTCACTGAGGAACTGTACGAAATGCACATCATCTTGGGACACATATTTATCCTCATAAGTTCTCTCAGTAAAGTCTGATTCCAGGGTCTTTAGAACATCTGTCCCTGATGGAACTGTCAGTTCTTTTACTGTTAGCCGATGCACAAAGCTTCGACTTCCTTGTCTGTCAAGGTGGGGGTTTGATGAGCCTATTATACTCCATCTTAGTTCTGATCTCTGTGCGAACGGTTGATTATTGTCACCTAAGATGACTTCAAGAGGAGCCAGTGCTGCTGGACAGTCATATCCTATTAGGAGCACTACATCACAGTCTTGAAGGGGTGGTAACTTGTCTGCTAAGTTTCTGAGATGAGGGCACAGTGATGCTGTTTCCTTCGTGGGAACGTAAGACTTGTCCACTGGGATAAAGTCACGGCTGTACGCCTGGTGGAGTTGGATGCAACTATCAGAGTAGAGTCCTCTAACCTCTAATCATGAACACTTTTGCTTGATATGATTGTGTCGATGGCTGTCATAGTACTAAGTTTCAGCTTTACTGGTTGGACGTCTACATTCAATTTATCAAGtacatcttctaagacaaatgTTGAGTCACTTTGTGTGTCCAGTATAGCGTATGTGAGTATTTCTCTGTGTGGTTCTTGTACTGTAGACACAAAAACTGGGACAATACCTGAGGTAGCAGATGCATGTTGTGTTGATGTGTGGGACATGACATTGTGTGTTTCCTGATTTGCATGTTCTTCTGTGGAAGTGGAGCTATTAGTCATTGCTTCCACAaatctttgtttcctgtcttcaTGTAAACAGGTTGGGTGACGGCGATTGCATGTGTTACACGTATGCCGTCTCTTACAATCTTTGGTCATATGCCCCTTTCCCAGGCATCCAAAACAGAGCCGATTTTCATGGATGAATGCCTTTTTATCCTCAGCACTTTTGGCTGCGAAAGTTGGACACCGTATGATGCCATGAACTTCACTTTTACAGACTGAGCAGGGTGGTTTTGGTTTACTGTTGTTTGTGTCTTGATTTCCCTGAGCGAAACTCTTTGGTTGTGTATTTGTGTTAAAAGCTTTGGCCTTCTTTGGAGTTCTATCGTCTGCAGGTTTGAAATGTATCAACAGTGGAGAAGCAATAGGGTTACAGGCTATTCTTGCCTCTCTGCTTAGGAACGCTGTGAAGCATGCAAGATCTGGATAGTTGCCTGATTTGTCAAGCTCATCTACAACAATTCTACTCCACTTTCGAACAATCCATTCCGGCACTTTTTCTAGCAACTTGTGGTTTTCTTCACCATCGTTAAGGATAGCTAGTCCTTTGACATGTGGGATTGCCTCAGTGCAGCTTTGGAGGAAGTCGGCGAACTCTCGTAGTGCTAGTGGGTCATTTGCGCTGATCTTTGGCCATTTCATGAGCTTATCACAGAAAGCCTTTTGTATAATAAATGGGTTTCCATATCTGTCCTGTAAAACTTTCCATGCTCCCTTGTATGCGCTTTCTGATCCTCGATAAAAGAAACCTTCAACGGCTTTGCGCGCCTCTCCTGCAAGATACATTTTGAGATAAAACGTCTTCTCATTTGGTAAGAGGGGTTTTCTGTCTATAAGAGTCATGAATGACATCTTCCAATCTGTAAACCTCAAAGGGTCACCACTGAACGTGGTGGGTTCAGGGACTGGCAAGCAATTCATACTTAATGAGCTAGCAATTGCTTGTGCTAAGCTGACAGACTCCTGGGTCATTGTCATTTCAGGAGCTACTTGGTGAGGATGGAATGAAGCAGCATCTGAATTTAATTGAGGTTCAGTTTGCATACTGTAATAAGTAGTTTTATTGTTAATTTCTTCATTGTTGTTCTCAAAACCTTCAAAATTGTCATATGCTCTCACACGAGCTGCTGCTATAGCGACTTCTTTTCCTGCTTGTAACTGTTGCAGTTTTGCTCTCTCTTGTTCCAACCGTTGTTGCATTTCCACCTCTCTTTGTTTCATTTCTGACAACATTCTGCCTCTTTAAGTTTCCATTCACTTTCTAACTTGTGAAGATGTGCTTTCTGTGCCTGAATTTCTTGCATGGCCTTTGATTGTTCCAACTTAGCAGCAAGCTCTGCTACTGCATCTACTCTACTGCTATGGGTACTGGCTGAGCTTGAATGTTTGCTTGATTCATCTGATGAACTTACagtttcagttttagtttggccAAAGACAGAcccatattcatttttgtttaacgTTTCTCTTACTTTTTCCTTTTCAAGTTGATCGTTATAATCTTCATTAATAGTCGCTAGACGGTTGCTTAGAAGATTACAGATTTCCTTTGTTAGCGTAACACAAGCGTCCATTTTGTTGACGATCTCTGCCGTGGTGTTACTATTACGTAGGATAGGTTCATATTGCTGTCTTACTGTGTCGTGCTTTGTATCAATATCTTGCTGTAATTTATTGAGGTCTTCTAATGAACAGAGGGTTtttagttttgtctttgtttccctTGCTGTCAGTTTCCAAGAATTATAGGCCTTGTTAAATGTTTTTTCACGTTTTTTGGTGTCCTCGTCATGCATTTCTTGGCCTTTCTCTTTTAGTTTTCTTTCACGTGAGCTAAACCTGACTGGTGTGTCTGTAGGACTGTTTGTTTCTTTTGTTGTGAGTGACATATTTGTTTGTGCAACTGCTTTACGTCTGGCGTGGCTTTTGATTGTCTTATGCCTGAATTCACTTATAAGCTGTAGTTATCTTTTACCAAAGAGTACTACTTATACCAAGCATTCGCAGAATATGGACATTCAAAGGATTTTTAACATAAAACAGCAACAACAAAGTATGTCATAAATGAGCGCTCTGACCATTAATAGCTAAAGTGCTTCACGCTTTAAACCTTTATCGCAACAGACATGTCACAAATTACCCTTTAAAGACATATAACAATTTTCTTAAAACATTTACCTATTTCAGAATTGTTACGTGCTGCTCACAAATTATTTTGACCTCAAAATTTGATGTTAGTATTTAAGACACTTCAGATACACTGTAAGCTTGTAACGTGTGTGTAAATAGTCTCCTTTACTCCTTGGCACCCAATGTTGTACCTTTAGCGTGCTGTCCTTTTAATCTTGCCTGTGCAGGATGTGGGTGCAAATGGAGTCAGTTAGCTGTTAACAGGTTGATAGCTGGATCTCGAATGAGATGGCGTCAGCTTCTCTGTAGGGATGGCAGGTCTGTTGCAGCCGGAAGTTTTCACTGGCTGCAGCCGGGGAGTTTTCACTGTAGCGGCCCACTTGGAGTAATGACACAAGATGCAGACAGCTTCGACTGGTGCAACTTTAATTCTCTCCTCCTTTTCTCCTCACAATTTTGACACCGTGAAAACTATGAAGATGGACAGAAAATACAAATGCCATCGTACCATATTTCCACAAACAAAGCATAaatcatgtttacatttttaaacttaTGAACACGTCTTTTTTAGTAgataaaaataatgacattttcccatttgttttaaatgaaatgaaccatttgttttaaataaataaactattagTCTCCTCCTACCTCCTTCCACTTCCAAGGGCGCTAAGTTTGCTCAGCTTGTTAGCCTAGCTTCCACACACAGCTCGTAGTGACTCAGCTTAAATGTGACacataaacaacacaaacacGAGACACAATAAAATAACTTTTCACAAATATTCACACAGAACATGACAAATATATCTTTGTCAGCATGTTTACCAGTCCTGGAGTAACGTGAGTATGCTGTTGATGTCAAATGGAACGGCAGCAGGAAGTAAAAGCATCGGCAATAAAGGAATTTACAAAATAAGAGTgggctcttcaaaataaaagcaca harbors:
- the LOC133556093 gene encoding uncharacterized protein LOC133556093; translated protein: MFYQFSVTPESRNYLKFLWWTGGDLEKEPQEYRMAVHLFGAALSPGCANFGLKHLAQQHKTSYPLASIFVEKHFYVDDGLVSVPSIDEAKKLITESQKLCKRGGLRLHKFNSNEEAALACLDPSEKTTNIEPLGFDPTPSEHALGIQWSIKNDTLSFNISLKDQPSTRRGCLSVVASLYDPLGFIAPFSLSGKLIFQKLCHRGIGWDDPLPDDIKPRWEEWINGLLKLKEVSIPRCYHPHDFHDIARVELHHFSDASCVGYGACSYLRYKNDKDEVHCSLVIAKANVAPSKVTSIPRLELAAAVVSAKVNVMLKSELDMKIDQEIFWTDSQVVIGYINNDARTFHIYVANRVQLIRDNSDPSQWHYVDTSENPADHASRGLHASDIHSTNWLRGPKFLWESELHLTPSTPTDLLVGDPEVKTIQVLATKAKNCDDILRCLSQFSSWTRLLKVVARIKRLGCKQNQHSEHVTVEEREKAAEKVIKILQQQAFPHEIKMLQGEKCLPNSSSLFSLDPIWSEGLLRVGLRLKQSSLCHKVKHPVILLNNSHISKLIVSHYHAKICHQGRSQTQMELRSNEFWIIGGSKLVAKLIRTCVLCRKLRRPTESQRMAELPKERLEASAPFTYSSMDCFGLFIVKKARKEYKRYGLIFTCLYSRAVHIEKLEDLSTDSFINALICFISLRGAARQLHCEQGSNFIGARNEFKEALKQCDTKLLEIFLTERQCEFVFNAPSASHAGGVWEQQIRTVRNVLNATFAQCPGRLDDASLRTLLYEAMAIVNSRPLTVDGINDPQALEPLTPNHLIMMKTKVALPPPEEFVKEDLYATKRWRRVQYLIEQFWGRWKKEYLLNISARQKWHLPQRNLRVNDIVIIKDDNLPRNHWQLGRVVETVQDRDGLVRRVKVQVGERKPQRKQDSPSKPSVIERPIQK